One Methanoculleus sp. 7T genomic window carries:
- a CDS encoding MFS transporter, with protein MTSDTKSVWGLSAAHLVTDLYSPVLPAILPLLIAEQGYSFFLAGLIVTVYNLTSSMMQPLVGWLFDTKGIAVHISITVLISATFISIIGLLDNYFLVLASVAVAALGHAFFHPSALGTVSRLTRDASRGRITSYFVIGGNLGYAIGPICAGVAVGLMGLQGLVILAVPGIAMAAVLRRVLPAPERLRAPSAPSRNERPAYRAITLLVAASGLRAWAIFGSVAFLPTILTLRGIDLVTANLLVSGMLIAGVAGQLVGGVLSDRYGRKEYTLIGLLTAIPPFVIFLTTGGIVSLVAMIVFGFILWSTFAVTVAMAHEIAPGNVGLVSGLMLGLAVGVGGMGVAVTGWIADMTSLSLGLATIPVAIALAVPLFLAVPYPWKVFSRNRSPSRG; from the coding sequence GTGACCTCCGATACAAAGTCCGTCTGGGGGCTCTCCGCCGCCCACCTGGTGACCGACCTCTACTCGCCGGTCCTCCCTGCGATTCTGCCCCTCCTCATCGCAGAGCAGGGCTACTCCTTCTTCCTCGCGGGGCTGATCGTCACCGTCTACAACCTCACGTCCTCGATGATGCAGCCGCTCGTCGGCTGGCTCTTCGATACCAAGGGGATAGCGGTCCATATCAGCATCACCGTTCTCATCAGCGCGACGTTCATATCGATCATCGGTCTGCTCGACAACTACTTCCTCGTCCTCGCTTCCGTTGCCGTAGCGGCGCTGGGGCATGCCTTCTTCCACCCGAGCGCGCTCGGGACCGTCAGCCGTCTGACCCGGGACGCGAGCCGGGGACGGATCACCTCCTACTTCGTCATCGGCGGCAACCTAGGCTACGCCATCGGCCCCATCTGCGCCGGTGTCGCGGTCGGCCTCATGGGCCTTCAGGGGCTTGTCATCCTCGCCGTCCCGGGCATAGCGATGGCGGCGGTCCTCCGCCGTGTCCTGCCCGCCCCGGAGCGCCTCAGAGCCCCGTCAGCCCCTTCCCGGAACGAGCGGCCGGCGTACCGGGCGATCACCCTCCTGGTCGCGGCCTCGGGCCTCAGGGCATGGGCGATATTCGGCTCGGTCGCCTTCCTCCCGACCATCCTCACCCTGCGGGGCATCGACCTCGTGACCGCGAACCTGCTCGTCTCGGGCATGCTCATCGCCGGGGTCGCGGGGCAACTCGTCGGGGGTGTGCTCTCCGACCGCTACGGCCGCAAAGAGTATACGCTCATCGGGCTCCTGACCGCCATCCCGCCGTTCGTCATCTTCCTCACGACCGGCGGCATCGTCTCCTTGGTCGCGATGATCGTCTTCGGGTTCATCCTCTGGTCGACCTTCGCCGTCACGGTCGCCATGGCCCACGAGATAGCGCCGGGGAACGTCGGGCTCGTCTCCGGGCTGATGCTCGGGCTCGCGGTCGGCGTGGGCGGGATGGGGGTCGCGGTCACAGGGTGGATCGCAGACATGACCTCGCTCTCGCTCGGCCTTGCGACGATCCCGGTTGCGATCGCCCTTGCCGTCCCGCTCTTCCTGGCGGTCCCCTATCCGTGGAAAGTCTTCTCGCGGAACCGGTCCCCCTCCCGGGGATAA
- a CDS encoding ABC1 kinase family protein, producing the protein MVTRFQRYRQIADVLVKYGFGILVEEVFPGAGRLRALRKPPEEKRSVYERIRLAIEELGPTYIKFGQIMSTRRELLPPELIEELQRLQDRVAPLPFEEIRPVIREYCPNLEECFDIIEEEPVAAASLSQVHRAVAKDGRVLALKVQRPGIADLIETDLMILRSLAKRAESMFPDLRVYNLSGMVDEFSVQIRRELDFSQDGMNAERLRRNMRDIPCVLIPRIYWRISGPRLLTMDYIEGVRIDDVEAIRVFGLFPEEVADVGFRAYVQQIFVDGFFHGDPHPGNLLVTSRGDVAFLDYGIVGVLRPERRRAFVDLLLAMTRTDVTGVLTALGKLDVHISPEVLDSVKDDLYLVLLDYREMRLGRVNFAMAIRGLTDTLRRYHIRVPSTLMLMMKVIVMVMDIGTLLDPSFNFDQRIRPYLIEITAQQRFSPENLANAVRSLAGAAEGLLAIPENVNETLKTLSEGTVTIELEDADLERIVRVIDRTSDKVVVGLVVAAIVVGSSLVLRVANLPIPGYVSALATVGYVFAVLVGFYAIYSVLKHGRALRR; encoded by the coding sequence ATGGTCACCCGGTTCCAGCGCTACCGACAGATAGCGGACGTGCTGGTCAAGTACGGTTTTGGGATCCTCGTCGAGGAGGTCTTCCCCGGAGCCGGGCGGCTACGGGCGCTCCGGAAACCCCCGGAGGAGAAACGGTCGGTATACGAACGGATCCGGCTTGCCATCGAGGAACTGGGGCCCACCTACATAAAGTTCGGCCAGATCATGAGCACCCGCCGAGAACTCCTCCCGCCCGAACTCATCGAGGAACTCCAGAGGCTGCAGGACCGGGTCGCCCCCCTCCCGTTTGAGGAGATTCGCCCGGTGATCCGGGAATACTGCCCGAACCTCGAGGAGTGTTTCGATATCATCGAGGAGGAGCCTGTCGCGGCGGCCTCACTCTCGCAGGTGCACCGTGCGGTGGCAAAGGACGGCCGGGTTCTCGCCCTCAAGGTGCAACGCCCCGGAATCGCCGACCTCATCGAGACCGATCTTATGATCCTGCGGTCGCTTGCAAAGCGAGCGGAGTCGATGTTCCCGGACCTGCGGGTCTACAACCTGAGCGGGATGGTGGATGAGTTCTCGGTCCAGATCCGGCGCGAACTGGACTTCTCCCAAGACGGGATGAACGCGGAGCGCCTCCGGAGGAACATGCGCGATATCCCGTGCGTGCTCATACCCCGCATCTACTGGCGCATCTCCGGTCCCCGCCTGCTTACCATGGACTATATCGAGGGGGTGCGGATCGACGACGTGGAGGCCATCCGGGTGTTCGGCCTCTTCCCGGAAGAGGTCGCCGACGTCGGGTTCCGCGCTTACGTCCAACAGATCTTCGTCGACGGTTTCTTTCATGGGGACCCCCATCCGGGTAACCTTCTGGTGACGAGCCGGGGGGATGTCGCCTTTCTCGATTACGGCATCGTCGGCGTCCTCCGCCCCGAGAGGCGTCGCGCTTTCGTCGACCTCCTCCTCGCCATGACCCGGACCGACGTCACCGGGGTGCTCACGGCGCTCGGAAAACTCGATGTGCATATCAGCCCGGAGGTTCTCGACTCCGTGAAGGACGACCTCTATCTGGTCCTGCTGGACTACCGGGAGATGCGGCTTGGGCGGGTGAACTTTGCGATGGCGATCCGGGGCTTGACCGACACCCTCCGCAGGTACCACATCAGGGTCCCGTCCACCCTGATGCTGATGATGAAGGTGATCGTTATGGTAATGGATATCGGCACCCTGCTCGACCCCTCGTTCAACTTCGACCAGAGGATCCGGCCGTATCTGATCGAGATTACCGCACAGCAGCGGTTCTCCCCCGAGAACCTGGCAAATGCGGTGCGGTCTCTTGCGGGCGCGGCGGAGGGCCTGCTTGCCATCCCCGAGAACGTGAATGAGACCTTAAAGACCCTCTCGGAGGGGACCGTCACGATCGAACTGGAGGATGCCGACCTCGAGAGGATTGTCAGGGTCATCGACCGGACGAGCGACAAGGTCGTCGTCGGGCTGGTGGTCGCCGCTATCGTCGTGGGCTCGTCGCTGGTGCTCCGGGTGGCCAATCTCCCGATTCCGGGATACGTCTCGGCCCTTGCTACCGTAGGTTACGTCTTTGCGGTGCTTGTCGGGTTTTATGCGATCTACAGCGTCCTCAAGCACGGCCGCGCACTCAGGCGGTGA
- the folP gene encoding dihydropteroate synthase: protein MLQQHCTVNRLRIGGDAPVRLMGVINCSPESFYRGSYTPTGRIYDRAIAMQDAGADMIDLGARSTAPGSQPITVAEEAERVDAALSELDGTGITVSVDTRYAEVLEVCLRHDIHAVNDISGLADERYARAVADSGLPAFVMASFKEPGDAVGLAATLAALEAVVTRCARLEIDEYVLDPAVGRWIPERTNEDDWELCRNFRSFSAFGRPVLAAISRKTFIGDVLGKEPEERLAGTLALTMSLVGQGAAVVRSHDVAETADLLKVYEKMRQV from the coding sequence ATGCTGCAACAACACTGCACGGTGAACCGTCTCCGGATCGGCGGCGACGCTCCGGTCCGCCTGATGGGCGTCATCAACTGCAGCCCCGAGTCGTTCTACCGGGGCTCCTACACCCCGACCGGAAGGATATACGACCGCGCCATTGCCATGCAAGACGCGGGCGCCGATATGATCGACCTCGGGGCGCGGAGCACGGCCCCGGGCTCGCAGCCCATCACCGTCGCCGAGGAGGCGGAGCGGGTGGACGCGGCGCTCTCCGAACTCGACGGGACCGGGATCACCGTCTCGGTGGATACCCGATATGCGGAGGTGCTCGAGGTCTGCCTCCGCCACGACATCCATGCCGTGAACGACATCTCCGGCCTTGCCGACGAGCGCTACGCTCGGGCTGTCGCCGATTCCGGGCTGCCGGCGTTTGTTATGGCAAGTTTCAAGGAGCCGGGCGACGCCGTAGGCCTTGCCGCAACCCTCGCCGCACTCGAAGCGGTCGTGACGCGGTGTGCGCGGCTCGAGATCGACGAGTACGTCCTCGACCCCGCGGTCGGAAGATGGATTCCGGAGCGGACGAACGAAGACGACTGGGAGCTCTGCCGGAACTTTAGGTCGTTCTCCGCCTTCGGCCGCCCGGTGCTCGCCGCGATCTCCAGAAAGACGTTCATCGGCGATGTTCTGGGAAAAGAGCCCGAAGAGCGGCTTGCGGGAACGCTCGCGCTCACCATGAGTCTGGTCGGGCAAGGGGCGGCCGTCGTGCGGAGCCACGACGTCGCCGAAACCGCCGACCTGCTCAAGGTCTACGAGAAGATGAGGCAAGTATGA
- the cofE gene encoding coenzyme F420-0:L-glutamate ligase: MTTLSYTVCGLATPLVRTGDDMAAHILAAAGRSECRELRDGDVVVVAESAVATAEGRVTRLADIEPSAEALRLAEDYRMDPRLVEVILRESDRVVGGIPGFLLCMKNGTLLPNAGIDASNAPSGSVVLLPADPDASAARIRTGIAEQAGVDVGVIVADSRTHAMRLGCSGVAIGCSGIPSVLDERGKEDLFGRELEVTKRAVADCIASAAELVMGEANECVPAVVVRGSGLPVGDYAGVATIDASECLFMGVALHADPSLLVDGKRKP; this comes from the coding sequence ATGACGACGCTATCGTACACCGTCTGCGGCCTCGCGACCCCCTTGGTCCGGACCGGCGACGATATGGCGGCCCACATCCTCGCCGCCGCCGGGCGCTCGGAGTGCCGGGAACTCCGGGACGGGGACGTCGTGGTCGTCGCGGAGTCGGCCGTGGCCACCGCCGAAGGCCGGGTCACGAGACTGGCCGATATCGAGCCGTCGGCCGAGGCGCTCCGGCTCGCCGAAGACTACCGGATGGACCCCCGGCTCGTCGAGGTGATCCTCCGCGAGAGCGACCGGGTTGTCGGGGGCATCCCCGGGTTCCTGCTCTGCATGAAGAACGGGACGCTCCTTCCGAACGCAGGTATCGACGCTTCCAACGCACCGTCCGGCTCCGTCGTCCTCCTGCCGGCGGACCCGGACGCATCAGCCGCGCGGATACGCACCGGGATCGCGGAGCAGGCGGGGGTGGACGTCGGCGTCATCGTCGCCGACTCCCGGACGCACGCGATGCGCCTTGGATGTAGCGGGGTCGCCATCGGGTGCTCGGGCATCCCGTCGGTGCTTGACGAGCGGGGAAAAGAGGACCTATTCGGCCGCGAGCTTGAGGTCACCAAGCGGGCGGTGGCTGACTGCATCGCGTCGGCGGCCGAACTGGTGATGGGAGAGGCAAACGAGTGCGTCCCCGCAGTCGTGGTGCGGGGAAGCGGGCTTCCCGTCGGCGACTACGCCGGGGTCGCCACCATCGACGCTTCAGAGTGCCTCTTCATGGGCGTCGCGCTGCACGCCGACCCGTCCCTTCTCGTCGATGGCAAGCGTAAACCCTGA
- a CDS encoding ferredoxin-thioredoxin reductase catalytic domain-containing protein, translating to MTEDGIEEARTKAKQYAKEKGYVLNVDEKQLSAVLRGLARNKERFGAAYCPCRLRSGDPEKDRIIICPCLYHKKEIEEQGSCHCRLFFEKQSE from the coding sequence ATGACCGAAGATGGGATCGAAGAGGCGCGTACCAAGGCAAAACAGTACGCAAAGGAGAAAGGCTACGTGCTGAACGTCGACGAGAAGCAACTCTCGGCCGTCCTTCGCGGGCTCGCCCGGAACAAAGAGCGGTTCGGGGCGGCATACTGTCCCTGCAGGCTCCGGAGCGGGGATCCTGAAAAGGACCGGATCATCATCTGCCCCTGCCTCTACCACAAGAAAGAGATCGAGGAGCAGGGGTCCTGCCACTGCAGGCTGTTCTTCGAGAAGCAATCCGAATAA
- a CDS encoding METTL5 family protein produces the protein MNLRHLEMRLERLQGFERPTARLEQYQTPAPVAARLLHHAAMQGAIEGRRVCDLGCGTGILACGAALLGASAVTGVDIDPAAIEVARRNAAMLGVTVDFIVADIRSPDVDWAGLACDTVVMNPPFGAQKAHADRPFIDRALELGDVVYGIFNEGSTPFVAAYTEGRATIEEVIRCAFPLKRTFAHHRKERVDITVEVVRLRRI, from the coding sequence ATGAACCTCCGGCACCTTGAGATGCGGCTCGAACGCCTGCAGGGCTTTGAGCGGCCGACGGCCCGCCTCGAACAGTACCAGACCCCGGCGCCGGTGGCTGCCCGCCTCCTCCATCATGCCGCCATGCAGGGGGCGATCGAGGGACGGCGGGTCTGCGACCTCGGGTGTGGGACCGGGATCCTCGCCTGCGGCGCGGCCCTCCTCGGCGCCTCGGCCGTGACCGGCGTGGATATCGACCCGGCCGCGATCGAGGTCGCCAGGCGGAACGCCGCGATGCTCGGGGTCACGGTGGACTTCATCGTCGCCGACATCCGGAGCCCAGACGTCGACTGGGCCGGGCTTGCGTGCGACACCGTCGTGATGAACCCGCCGTTCGGGGCGCAGAAGGCGCACGCCGACCGGCCGTTCATCGACCGGGCGCTCGAACTCGGGGATGTGGTCTACGGCATCTTCAACGAGGGCTCGACCCCGTTCGTGGCCGCCTACACCGAGGGCCGGGCGACGATCGAGGAGGTGATCCGGTGCGCGTTCCCGCTCAAGCGGACGTTTGCCCACCACCGCAAGGAGCGAGTGGATATTACGGTAGAGGTCGTACGCTTAAGGCGGATCTGA
- the dph2 gene encoding diphthamide biosynthesis enzyme Dph2 — translation MSLIPVSDLILRLRERGAQRVALQFPAGLARQAPQVAAALRDAGLEVIVSGDPCYGACDLALDTLAYADVLVHFGHAPVEERPDVIYEPVRFDFDVDVLSRALPMLRARRIGLVTTVQHVHLVGAMAAYLGEHGIEAVVVPGDGRTPLPGQVLGCNFAAARATGADEILFVGTGVFHPIGIQLATKARVVALDPVTGEAQEVDASRLVRRRAAVMAKAQDAANFGIIVSTKSGQHRIGLAKRLVALSDRAVLVMMREVSPGEMLDLGFAAYVNTACPRLAYDDQIRFPVPVLTPPEFEILCGARAWDDYTIDEYLAP, via the coding sequence CCGGGAGCGCGGCGCGCAACGCGTCGCCCTCCAGTTTCCTGCAGGGCTTGCGCGGCAGGCCCCGCAGGTGGCCGCCGCTCTCCGCGATGCGGGACTAGAGGTGATCGTCAGCGGCGACCCCTGCTACGGGGCCTGCGACCTCGCGCTCGATACCCTCGCATACGCCGACGTCCTGGTCCACTTCGGCCACGCGCCGGTCGAGGAGCGCCCGGACGTCATCTACGAGCCGGTTCGGTTCGACTTCGACGTGGACGTGCTCTCCCGGGCCTTGCCAATGCTTCGGGCCCGCCGTATCGGTCTCGTCACCACGGTCCAGCACGTCCATCTGGTCGGCGCGATGGCCGCGTACCTCGGTGAGCACGGCATCGAGGCGGTCGTCGTTCCCGGCGACGGCCGGACACCGCTCCCCGGGCAGGTGCTCGGGTGCAACTTCGCCGCCGCGCGGGCGACGGGGGCGGACGAGATCCTCTTCGTCGGGACCGGGGTCTTCCATCCCATCGGCATCCAACTCGCCACCAAGGCGCGGGTGGTTGCGCTCGACCCCGTCACCGGCGAGGCGCAAGAGGTGGACGCATCCCGTCTGGTCCGCCGGCGAGCGGCGGTGATGGCGAAGGCGCAGGACGCCGCGAATTTTGGGATCATCGTCAGCACAAAGAGCGGGCAGCACCGGATCGGCCTTGCCAAGCGGCTCGTTGCTCTCTCTGACCGAGCGGTGCTCGTGATGATGCGCGAGGTCTCTCCCGGCGAGATGCTCGACCTCGGGTTTGCGGCGTACGTGAACACCGCCTGCCCCCGCCTCGCGTACGACGACCAGATCAGGTTCCCGGTCCCGGTGCTGACGCCGCCGGAGTTCGAGATCCTCTGCGGCGCCCGGGCCTGGGACGATTACACTATCGACGAGTACCTCGCTCCATGA
- the purC gene encoding phosphoribosylaminoimidazolesuccinocarboxamide synthase, whose amino-acid sequence MKQVDLLYAGKAKSVYRTDDPEVYIMKFRDDITAFDGGKKDTLGGKGRYNAEVSSFFFRYLEESGIATHYLASLEPAVIAVRNLTMIPLEVIVRNVAAGSIVRNYPFREGEPLDPPVIVIDYKSDAHHDPMLNDDLIYALGIATPEELDEIKAMALAVNEVLSEYLDARGITLVDFKLEFGRYNGEIVVGDEISMDSMRLWDKETGASLDKDVYRFNKGDVMETYAGVAKRILSPAKGGTA is encoded by the coding sequence ATGAAACAGGTTGACCTCCTCTACGCAGGGAAGGCGAAGTCCGTCTATCGCACCGACGACCCGGAAGTGTATATCATGAAGTTCCGGGACGACATCACGGCGTTCGACGGCGGGAAGAAAGATACCCTGGGCGGCAAGGGGAGATATAACGCGGAAGTATCGTCATTCTTCTTCAGGTATCTGGAGGAGAGCGGTATTGCGACCCATTACCTCGCAAGCCTCGAGCCCGCCGTCATTGCGGTGCGGAACCTCACGATGATCCCGCTTGAGGTGATCGTCAGGAACGTCGCGGCAGGGTCCATCGTGCGCAACTACCCGTTCCGGGAAGGAGAACCGCTCGATCCGCCGGTGATCGTCATCGATTACAAGAGCGACGCCCACCACGACCCGATGCTGAACGACGACCTGATCTACGCTCTGGGGATTGCCACGCCCGAGGAACTCGACGAGATCAAGGCCATGGCACTCGCGGTGAACGAAGTGCTCTCCGAGTACCTTGATGCGCGCGGCATCACGCTGGTCGACTTCAAACTCGAGTTCGGCCGCTACAACGGCGAGATCGTCGTCGGCGACGAGATCAGCATGGACTCGATGCGGCTCTGGGATAAGGAGACCGGGGCGTCTCTCGACAAGGACGTCTACCGTTTCAACAAGGGAGATGTCATGGAGACCTACGCCGGCGTTGCGAAACGAATACTCTCTCCGGCCAAAGGAGGAACTGCATGA
- the cofC gene encoding 2-phospho-L-lactate guanylyltransferase translates to MYFHALIPFKPVNPKTRLSCILSQEEREAFARAMLEDVIASVLKSGCSATLLCTHPFKHENALIAVRKESLNEAINWALGQFHCPALIIMADLPLVTAGDIQRLIRTEKDMAIVPGRGGGTNVIFLKKPRCFHADFYGASFLDHLRVAEECGFSVEVIDSFRMSTDIDEKEDLVEILIHGKGRKSREYLERSGFTLAIDEKGRVGVQRDAHEEAL, encoded by the coding sequence ATGTACTTTCACGCGCTCATCCCCTTTAAGCCCGTAAACCCCAAGACGCGCCTCTCCTGCATCCTCAGCCAGGAGGAGCGGGAGGCGTTCGCCCGAGCGATGCTTGAAGACGTGATCGCCTCGGTGCTGAAGTCAGGGTGCAGCGCCACTCTGCTCTGCACGCATCCCTTCAAACACGAGAACGCGCTCATCGCCGTCAGGAAGGAATCGTTGAACGAAGCGATCAACTGGGCGCTCGGGCAGTTCCATTGCCCGGCGCTCATCATCATGGCCGACCTCCCTCTGGTGACCGCCGGGGATATCCAGCGGCTGATCCGCACCGAGAAGGATATGGCTATCGTGCCCGGCCGGGGCGGCGGGACGAACGTCATATTCCTGAAGAAGCCGCGGTGCTTCCATGCCGACTTCTACGGGGCAAGTTTCCTCGACCACCTGCGGGTCGCGGAAGAGTGCGGCTTCTCCGTCGAGGTGATCGACTCATTTCGGATGTCCACCGATATCGATGAGAAGGAGGACCTTGTTGAGATCCTCATTCACGGAAAAGGGAGAAAGAGCAGGGAATATCTGGAGCGTTCAGGGTTTACGCTTGCCATCGACGAGAAGGGACGGGTCGGCGTGCAGCGCGACGCCCATGAAGAGGCACTCTGA
- the purS gene encoding phosphoribosylformylglycinamidine synthase subunit PurS yields the protein MKFDVTITIALKEGMLNPEARAIRHALANLGFPTEDLSTARLFRITLDADDAAAARETARQMCERLLANPVIHRYTIEVE from the coding sequence ATGAAGTTTGACGTAACCATCACCATCGCCCTCAAAGAGGGAATGCTGAACCCCGAAGCGCGTGCCATCCGGCACGCCCTTGCGAACCTGGGGTTCCCGACCGAGGACCTGAGCACGGCGCGCCTCTTCCGGATCACGCTCGACGCAGACGACGCGGCGGCGGCACGGGAGACGGCCCGGCAGATGTGCGAGCGGCTCCTCGCGAACCCCGTCATCCACCGCTACACGATTGAGGTCGAGTAA
- the purQ gene encoding phosphoribosylformylglycinamidine synthase I: protein MRFAVIQFGGSNCDRDTHHVLADVCGVDTDLVWYKEGLRRPYDAVVLPGGFSYGDYLRAGAIAARTPIMADIIRHAKAGGLVLGICNGAQISSEAGLVPGTFTLNAYPKFISRHVYLRVENTTSPFTSLYREGEVIRVPIAHKEGRYVAPDDVVARLNRKGQVAFRFCDEHGNTTPESNPNGSAENITGVLSEAGNVLAMMPHPERASERALGSEDGVKIFNSMIAYIEEHGRREPKQ, encoded by the coding sequence ATGAGATTCGCTGTGATACAGTTCGGCGGCAGCAACTGCGACCGGGACACCCACCACGTTCTTGCCGACGTCTGCGGGGTCGACACGGACCTTGTCTGGTACAAGGAGGGCCTTCGCCGGCCCTACGACGCCGTGGTGCTCCCGGGCGGGTTCTCGTACGGGGACTACCTCCGGGCCGGAGCCATCGCCGCCCGGACCCCGATCATGGCCGATATCATCAGGCATGCGAAGGCAGGAGGACTGGTCCTTGGGATCTGCAACGGCGCGCAGATAAGTTCCGAGGCCGGACTGGTCCCGGGCACCTTCACGCTGAACGCCTACCCGAAGTTCATCTCGCGGCACGTCTACCTCCGCGTCGAGAACACCACGTCGCCGTTCACATCGCTCTACCGGGAGGGCGAGGTGATCAGGGTGCCGATCGCTCACAAGGAGGGGCGGTATGTCGCTCCTGACGATGTGGTCGCACGGCTGAACCGTAAAGGGCAGGTCGCGTTCCGGTTCTGCGACGAGCACGGCAACACGACCCCGGAGAGCAACCCGAACGGGTCGGCCGAGAACATCACCGGCGTCCTCTCGGAGGCCGGAAACGTGCTCGCGATGATGCCGCACCCCGAGCGGGCGAGCGAACGCGCGCTCGGATCGGAGGACGGGGTCAAAATCTTTAACTCGATGATCGCCTATATCGAAGAGCACGGGCGTCGGGAACCCAAACAGTAG
- the cofG gene encoding 7,8-didemethyl-8-hydroxy-5-deazariboflavin synthase CofG — protein MHRRVITYSRNAFLPLTTVCANRCGYCCFWTPVREGCIMPPAEALRTIEQGANLGCTEALFTFGERPGAVPGFSALLGRIGYADILDYVYDLSLAAIERGLLPHTNAGILSYEELDRLRTVNASMGLMLETTADIPAHRESPGKDPSVRIDMIENAGRLSIPFTTGILVGIGETMEDREESFRVIRDLHRRFGHIQEVIVQNFCPKPGTPMEGAPGPGTSELCATITLAREVLPRDVAVQIPPNLADAAHLVGCGVDDLGGVSPLTIDYVNPERPWPQIEELRRVAGDAELRERLCIYPQYIEKGWYSPLLEPLIRRLADRLAASEQGEGA, from the coding sequence ATGCACCGCCGCGTGATCACCTACTCAAGGAACGCGTTCCTCCCTTTGACGACGGTCTGCGCGAACCGTTGCGGCTACTGCTGTTTCTGGACTCCGGTACGGGAGGGGTGCATCATGCCTCCCGCCGAAGCGCTCCGCACCATAGAACAGGGTGCAAATCTCGGCTGCACTGAGGCGCTCTTCACCTTCGGCGAGCGTCCGGGCGCGGTGCCGGGTTTTTCCGCCCTGCTCGGTCGGATCGGGTATGCGGACATCCTCGACTATGTCTACGACCTCTCTCTTGCGGCCATCGAACGGGGGCTCCTGCCGCATACCAACGCCGGCATCCTCTCCTATGAGGAACTCGACCGGCTCCGAACCGTGAACGCGAGCATGGGGCTGATGCTTGAGACGACCGCGGATATCCCCGCACACCGGGAATCTCCGGGAAAGGACCCAAGCGTCAGGATCGATATGATCGAGAACGCCGGGAGACTCTCGATACCGTTCACGACCGGCATCTTGGTCGGGATCGGCGAGACGATGGAGGACCGCGAGGAGTCGTTCCGGGTCATCCGGGACCTCCACCGGCGGTTCGGCCACATTCAAGAAGTGATCGTGCAGAACTTCTGCCCAAAACCCGGGACGCCGATGGAAGGCGCGCCGGGGCCCGGCACGAGCGAACTCTGCGCGACGATAACCCTCGCGCGGGAGGTGCTCCCAAGAGACGTAGCGGTGCAGATACCGCCGAACCTTGCGGATGCCGCTCATCTGGTCGGGTGCGGCGTAGACGACCTCGGCGGGGTCTCCCCGCTCACCATCGACTACGTCAACCCCGAGCGCCCTTGGCCGCAGATCGAGGAACTCCGGCGGGTGGCCGGAGACGCCGAACTGCGGGAGCGGCTCTGCATCTACCCGCAGTACATCGAGAAAGGCTGGTATTCTCCCCTTCTCGAGCCGCTGATCCGGCGGCTTGCAGATCGGCTCGCGGCATCCGAACAGGGCGAGGGTGCATAA